In Desulfonatronum sp. SC1, the genomic stretch TTCGATGAAATAAAGGAGATGACACCATGGACACGTTGATTATCGCCGTCCCGTCCGAAACCCCCGGCGGTCTGGATGCCGCCGTCGGGATGCATTTCGGCCATTGCGATCTGTACACCATCGTGGAAGCCAAAAACGGGGAGATCGTGGACGTGCGAACACTGCCCAACGTCCCCCACCAGCAAGGCGGCTGCATGGCCCCGGTCAATCACTTGGCCCGCAACGGCGTCAAGGTGCTCATTGCCGGGGGCATGGGGCTGCGGCCGTTGATGGGGTTTCAGCAGGCTGGAGTACGGGTCGTGCATGGTGGCGGCTTGCCTTCCGTGGGCCACGCCGTGCAAGCCTTTCTGACGGATTCCCTGCCGACCTTCAGCACCGAGAATACGTGCGGCGGGGGAGCACAGCACTAACCGATCTTCCTCATTGCCACGCAGATAATCCGACGTTTCTCTGTGCCGCTCTTCGCACGAAAAGCGTCGGATCATCTTTTCCATGAGGTACTATTGAATCGCCCTGTCGCGAAGTATCGGGGTCAAGGGAGGAGACGCATGCAGATACTGATAGCCACCAATCGTTCAGAGGAATTATTCGCTCGTTTTTGCGACGCGTTGCGACAAGAGGTGGAAAATGTGGAGTTACTGTTCACCCACAACTGGACCAACGTCCTGGCCGCGGTGAAGGTCATGCCGCCGGGATTCCTGATCCTGGACCAAGGCCTGCCCGAAGGCGAGACTTTGGATCTGGTGCGTAAATTGATGTCGGTGAACGTGGCGGTGAATTGTATCGTGATCACCGATCTGGACGACGAATCCTTTCACGAAGCTGGAGAAGGCCTGGGGATTTTCGCTCCACTGCCCGTGGAACCCAGCTTTGAGGACGGAGAGGCCTTGGCTCGACGTATAAAACGGTTTATAGGAGGCGCGGGCGTACCTGCCTTTTCATGATCCTGAACCCTAAACCCGAGAGTTTCCATGCCCATTCACGAATATACCTGCGCTTCTTGCGGGAAGATGTACGAGGCCATCCAGATAGGGAGCCGGCCACAACCGGGATGTCCGTTCTGCGGGGCGGAAGAGGCGACAAAAGTGCTTTCCGTCCCTGCCTCTGGCGTTGGTTCCGTCCGACAGGCCGTTCCTGGTCCGAAAGATCACGGATGCTGCGGGGAGCGGCCCGGCCAGAAGGGCTGTACGCCTGGTTCCTGCTGCGGCAGAAGCTGATCACTCCTCATCGAGCGAACCGCTGGAGCCGATTCAGGCTGAAAAGGGTTGAAAAGGCATGCGCGTCACTGTCCTTGTGGACAATAACACTCTGACGGACCGCTATCTCCTGGGTGAGCCGGGCTTGAGCATTCTGCTGGAGCACGAGGGGCGGCGGACCCTGCTGGATACCGGATACTCGGACGTCTTTTTGCGCAACGCCGCTAAGTTGGGTCAGGATCTGCTGCATTTGGACAGGGTGGTGTTGTCTCACGGTCACCTGGATCATTCCTGGGGCCTGACCGAACTGGTCCGCTTACGCACCGAGGCGGCAATCATGCGGCGCACTGTCCCGGAGACCGAATTGCTGGCCCATCCATTGGCCCTGCATGGCAAATACCGCGATCATCTTCCGGAAATTGGATCATTAATGGATGTCGAGCGCCTCGGATGTCACTTTCACCTGAATCTGCGCAGCCGCCCCATGCAGCTGGGTGGGGGACTCGTCTACCTGGGCGAGATCCCGCGACGGTTTGCTTTTGAACTTGTCGAGTCGAAAGAGAGGATGCACAGGACGCACGACGGACCGCAACCGGATGTCCTCTTGGACGATACGGCCCTGGCGTTTCGTTCCGCCAAGGGCTTGGTGCTGATCACGGGCTGCTCGCACAGTGGTATTTGCAATATCGCGGCCCAGGCAATGGCCTTGACCGGCGTGGATCGGGTCGTGGACATCATCGGCGGGTTGCACCTGCTTGGCGCCTCACGAGAGCGTCTGGAAGAGACAACGAATTACTTGGCCAACGTCGGACTCGAGGCCCTGCATGCCTGCCATTGCACGGACCTGGAGGCCAAGATCGCCCTGGCCGGACGGCTTCCTGTTCGGGAAACGGGCAGCGGGTTGATTCTGGAATATCCCGGGGAGGACGCGGCTTGAGTCGGCGCTTAGGTTCAGGGCGTTGCCGTTTCGGGCTTTTTAAGCGTCTGTATAGTTGCGAAAGGCGCTTAAAAAACCCAGGCCGCCCAATGCGGCCTGGGTTCAAGCGAGGGAGGCGGAACAATTTTTGGTTAATTCTCAGCCAGCCGGCTCTCCGAGATCGCCAGAATCGGCTTGATTATGTGATGTAAAGCCTGGGCCGTGGGGCCTTCCTGGTGGATGCGCAGGAAGGCGAAGCCTTCGTCTCCGGAGCGAACCACTTCCGGATCCAGGGGAATCCTGCCCAGAAACGGAACGCCCATCTCCTCGGCAAGAGCCTGTCCTCCTCCGCTGCCGAAAATATCATCCACATGACCGCAGTGGCCGCAGACATGGCCGCTCATGTTTTCCACGATGCCCAGAACCGGGTTGCCCACCTCGGAGCAAAAGGTCACGGACCTCCGGACATCATCCACGGCCACTTCCTGGGGGGTGGTTATGATCAGGGCCTTGGCCGACGGTCCCAGCAGCTGGAGCACGGACAAGGGCTCGTCCCCGGTCCCCGGCGGGCAGTCCACGACCAGGAAATCCAGGTCGCCCCAGGTCACGTCGCGCAGAAACTGCTTGATCATCCCCATCTTTACCGGACCACGCCAGATCACGGGTTCCCGGTTGTTTGGCAGCAAAAAGCCCAGTGACATGACCCACAAATTCGGACCGGCATTGATGGGCTCCAGACGTCCGGCGTCAATATGCGGGTGCTTTCCGCTCAGGCTGAGCAGTCTGGGAACGCTGGGACCGTGGACGTCCACATCCAGCAGACCGGTCTTCATTCCGGCCATGGCCAGAGCCTGAGCCAGATTTACGGCCACGGTGCTCTTGCCCACGCCGCCCTTTCCGGAAAGAACGACGATTTTGTTTTTGATCCGGGCAAGGCTGGCCAGGAGAGCTTTTTCTTCCTCGCTCTGCCCGGCGCAATCCTTGTCCGAACACGTCTCGCAATCATGGTCGCTCATGATGCGCATACTCCTGAATCTGATGGTTGGAGGGTGCGGGTAATCGGATACTGTCCAACATTTTTCGATGGCTATGACAGGTTCCAGCAACGATGTATCCGCAGGCGTCGTTGCCTGAGGCGGTTGCCGGGCATGGGTTTTGGGGTTGTCGACGCACCGGGCTCGCCAGATCCGGTAGGAACGGATGCCGACGCCTGAGCGGTGCTTCCGTCTTGCTGGTTGCGCGAGCCACTTTGGCTCCAATCTCGACCTTGACCTTTGCCTTGACCTCGTCCCATCCCCTGGCCGCCTTGACCGCGGCAACCGCCACGGCCTCGCCCTTGACCTTGACCCTGTGGGCAATTCCCATTGCCCAAGCCACTTATCGCGCCCTGTCCGGTGGGTCCGGTTCCATCACCTTTTGGCATGACAACCTCCTGTGTGCTGTTCCTTGATTGGGGTCTGTTGACCATGTAAAGGCTTAAACACAATCTGTGCCAAACGAAGAGGTGTAATTATTTTATGTGGATAGCGCGAAAAGATGGCAGGGTGATCGCAAACTGGGCTTGTAATGCGTCTTGGGGTGGATAATAGGCTATTTTTACGCCCTTGGAGCCCGCTATCAGAGTGGAGTTGTGGTAGCAGCACTATTCAAAGACTGATGCAACGGCATATGGCCACCGAGGTCCATGAAGACGGACCCATCGTCCATAGCTCCCGGATTTATTCTCTTGAAATGAAAGGGTGGAGCGAGGGGACGGAAGGCAATGAGATCGTCCCCTCGAAAAAACTATTATGCGCCGGACTCTTTCAGCTCGGGCGATCGCCGACTTGGACAAATCGCCGGTTGTTTCCGAGGCAGGGTGATGGTGAAGGTGCTGCCGTTGCCGGGTTCGGACTCCACGGCTATGGAGCCGCCGTGTTTTTCGATGGTCTGGTTGGAGATGAACAGACCCAGGCCGGTGCCCTTGCTGCCCTTGGAAGAGAAGAAGAGAGTGAAGATTTTGTCGCGGGTTTCCTTGTCCATGCCCTGGCCCTGGTCCTTGACCGTGATGACGACGTGGTCCGGGGTTCCCGAGGCTGAAAACTCGACCTGGCGTTGTTCGTCCGCAACTCCCTCGCAGGCATCCACCGCGTTTTCCAAAAAATTGACCAGGGCCGCGGAAAGGGCGGCGGCGTCGATCTCAAAGGAGCCGAGGTTCTCTTCGGCATGAAAGGAGAATTGGACGTCGGCTTTGTCCGATCGCGGGCGAATCAGTCCGGCCGTGTCGGCCAGGAATTTTGCCGCGTCGAGGTCCTGGACATCGAGGTCCCGGGACTTGGCGTAGTAGAGGATGTCCAGCACCAGCTTGCGGACCTTGCCGATGATGTTCTTCAGGGTGTTCATGGCGTCCGCGACCTGGTCGGGCTGATCGTTCTTCAGTCCGGATTCCAGGCGGTACATGCCGCCGTCCAAAGCCGTGAGCAATCCCTTGACCCCGTGGGACATGGAGCCAAGCATGATGCCCAGGGAGGTCAGGTGGTCCTGGAGACGTCGAATTTCGGTGATATCGGTGTACATTTCGATGACTTGGTGAATGTCACCATGAGCGTTGCGAATGGGCGAGGAAATCGCCAGCACGTTGAGCTGCTCGCCGTCCTTGGTGGTGACCACGGTTTCCATCTGATGCGACTCACCGTCCTGGAGCGTTTGCTGCATCAGGCAGTCCGCACAGGGTGCTTCCCGGCCCTTCTTCTCCCGATAGCACCTCAGCCCCTCGGCCTCGTTGAACTTCTCCTTGAAGCGGCGGTTGGTCTCCGCGACGGTGAAGTCCGGGTTTTGCACCGTAATATAGCAGGGGACCTCATCGAAAAGGCGCTGGTATTTGCGCTGGGTGGCCAACAGTTCATCCCGGAGGCGGCTGAGTTCCGTCATGTCCACGGCGATGCTCAGAACCAGTCCGACCTCCCCACCTTTGTCCAGGATCGGCGAGGTATGCGCCGTGACCGGGATCGGCGTTCCGTCCTTTCCGGCCAGGGTCGCTTTGAGGCGTTGACCGTTTCCCGACAGAAAGGTCGCCTGGACGGGACATTCGGAATCGGCGGAGGCCTCCTGGGCGTACATCTGGGGCGTGTTCATGCCGTTGCAATCGCCGATGCGCTCTCTGAACAGACTGTTGCAGGCGACGACCCGCAGGTCCTTGTTGTGCAGGGATACGAGGCAGGGCAGTTCGTTGAAGAGTCCGGTTCGGTTTTCCACCTCGGTGGTGATTCCGGATAAAAAATCACTGAATTTTTCCACCATTTGTCCGGCGGCGGTCTGGCGTTCCAGCTTGACAATGTGCTGGGTTTTTTCTTCCACGAGGCGTTCGAGGTTCTCCGTGTAGTTCCGTAGCTGGCGTTTCATGACGATCTTCTCCCGAACGCGGTTCAGGGAGATTTCCAGCACGTCGTCGTTGATGGGCTTGGTGATGAAGTCCGCGGCTTCGTGTTTCAGAGCCTCGATGGCCAGTTCCAGATCACCATGGCCGGTGATGATCACCACCTCCACGTCAGGATAGTCTTTCTTGAGCCGCCGCATCAGCTCGATCCCGTCCATGACCGGCATCTTGATGTCGGTGAGCACGATGGAGGGCTGGAAGTCTTGGAAGACTTGCAGCGCGACGCTTCCATTCTCTGCGGTCTTGACCTCGTACCCCATGTCTTCCAGGGTCAGTCCCAGAAACCGTCTGATTCCCTCTTCGTCGTCGACGAGCAGTAATTTATTGTCCGTGATCATGTTTGCTCCAAATCAAGGTGAAGGCGTAAAACGGGCCATGCAGAATATCCCGAGCCAAGAGGGCGGCTTTGTGCCGATCATGCCGAACCTTTCGTTTCCGAATCAGTCATGCCCTCGCAGACGGGTATCCAGAATCGGAATGAGGCCACACACGGAATGTGCTGAACAGCTCCAGTGGTGGAAGAAAAAGGAGTAAAAGGGACGGGCGGAAAAGGCAATCCACGCATGGCGAAAAAACACCCCGTGGATGATGGGAGGGCGATATCGGAAAGCGATGAAAATGAGGACGTCCGCCCTTGCTCCGCGGATGGAACAAGGGCGGACGATTATTCGAGGGACTGACTCAGCCGATGGTCTGCTTGACGATCTTCAACAGTTCGTCGCGGTCAAAAGGCTTGGTCAGGCTGGCGACGGCCTTTTGGATCGCATACTGGTTTGACGGCAGGCCGCTGATCACGATGATCGGGATTTTCTTCAGTTCCGGGTTCTGGGTCAGTTTGCGGTAAAAGCGTGGACCCCATTCATTGGGCATTTCCAGGTCAAGGGTGATCAGGTCCGGTTTTTCCTTGGCCACGATGTCGTGGGCCTCGGAGCCGTCGTTGGCTTCCACGGTTTCATAGCCGTTGTCCTTGAACAACTGGGTCAGGTACGAGGTGATTTCCTTGTCGTCGTCGACGACCATGATTTTCTTCGCCACTGTACACCTCCTGGTGAGATTCGGAAGGAACTTCCAATCCTTGAGGTTGCCGAAATCAACGAGAGCCTGGCATACATGCAAAGGTATTTCGTCTCGCATGCGATGCCCTACAATTCCACCGCCCGGGTTCGGAGACATCGGGCGGTGGACGCAATGCTCGCAATACTTCTAGACCTTGTCCGGCCTGTTTACGCTGACCACCGGGCAGTTGGCCCGAAGGATCACCTGTTCCAGGGTCGAACCCATGCTGGCCAGTTCCGGATCCAACTCTGTGGTGTTGTGGGCCAGGACAATCAGGTCGGCCATGCGTTCTCGGGCGATCTTGACGATTTCCACGTAGGGATTGCCTTCCCAGACGTCGACTTCAAAATTCTTGAAATCGCCCATCTTGGGGCCGTACACGTCCCGCAGGCGTTTGCGAAGCGTGATCAGTTTGTCCTCTATATCGCTCTGGGCCAAGACCTTGCTGGTGATGTCCAGGGCGTGAAACAGGGTCATTTCACAATCGTACTCCTTGGCCATGGAAAGGGCGTACTTGAAGGCGCTTTCCGACTGCTTCGAGAAGTCCGTGGCAAAGACGATATGGGAGAAGCCGCCCATATACGATGCGGATTCGCGGTGCACGGTCATCACCGGGCACTTGGCGGCCTTGGCCACGCGTTGCAGGGTGCTACCGGGGTAGCCCTTGGAATAGATGGAACTGGAGTCGCCGGAATGCGCGCCCATGATGATCATGTCCGCATCTTCGCTGCGGGCCGCCCGGAGGATTTCCCTGTGTGGCAGGCCTGTTGCCAGAAGGATACGCGAGCTTTTGCATTCCTCAAGCTGCTTGGCGTAGGTGTTTTTCAGTTCTTCCTCGACCCAGGCCATGTAGTCGTCGTCGACCTCCACGGCCTCCTGGGAGCGCACGTCGCTGACCTCCTGATAGGAAAAGCCCTTCTTGGGCACGCCGGCGACGTGAAAGAGCAGCAGTTCCGCATCGTACCGTTTGGCCATCTCAAAGGCCACCCGCGCGGCCCCAAAACTTGCCGGAGAGCCTGTGGTCGCCAAAAGAATCTTCTTCTTCATGAGTTACCTCGTATGTGCTGACTGTTGGTGCGACAAGGCAGAATTTATTCCTCTTCGCCTTCCTCATCCTGGGGCTTGAGGTGATCCGGGACGATCATCATTTTGATCACCAACGGCTTGAGGAAGGACCAGCGCAGGCCCATGGGATATTCTTCTTCCAGGTCGCGGATGGCGTCCCAGCAATTGTGGCAGGGGGCGACTACGAGCTTGCACCCTGTGGCTAAAATCTGCTCCCTCTTTTTAAGCAGAGCAATGTTTCGCTGGGGGCGATACTTCCCGATGCCGTTGAATCCGCCGCCGCCGCCGCAGCAGTAGTTGTACTCCTTGTTTGGGGCCATTTCCACGAAATATCCCGGCTCCACGATATAGCTCATGATTTCCCGGGTGATGTTCTTCAGACCCTGGTTGCGGACATAGTTGCAGGAATCCTGCAGGGTGACCGGTTCCTTGATCCGTTTGGTCGGGTCGATCTTGATCCGGCCGGTGCGCAGCATCTCGGCCAGCCATTCCACGTAGTGGATGTACGGCCTGGGCGGCTGGCCGTCTTCCCGACCGGCCCAGTAGGGCCCTTCGATGACCGTGGCCCGGTGGGCGTGGCCGCATTCCGTGCCCACCACCCGTTTGGGACGTAGCCTCTCGATGGCGTCATAGACATGCAGAACTTGTTGCTTGCACCCTTCCCAGTCGCCGGCGAACAGAGTCAGTGAGGTCTGCTCCCAGCCTTCGGAGGGCATGGTCCAATTCTCGCCGGCCACGTGGAACAGGATGGCCGCCTCGGCGATGTCTTCCGGGTAGTGCTTGGCTTCGCGGGCATTGATGGTGTACATGATGTCCGCGTCTTCCTTGTCCATGGGAATTTCCAGACCGGGCCACTCCTCGGAGTTCTCGTCGGCCATCCATTCGCAGGTGTCAACCCAGTCTTCGGTGGTCACGTCCATCTGGGCCTTGTAAACCCGGTGCATCCCGGAGCCGATCTTCAATTCCCAGGGCACGAACCCCTGGGAGAAGAGCAGGCCGCGCAGGTAGGAGAACATCACGCCCATGTCGATGCCGTGGGGGCAGAACTGGCCGCAGCGGTTGCAGCAGGTACACCAGCTCCAGGCGATGTCCATGCACTTGCGCATGAAGGCGTTGTCCACTTTCCCCTTGCGCTTGACGAGTTCACCCAGCGTGGCGTGGATCTTGTAGGACGGTACCTGCTCCGGAACCCTGTCGTTGACCTGGTACAGGAAGCAGCTTTCCGCGCACAGTCCGCATTTGGCGCAGATGTTCAGCCACGTTTTCAGGCGCGACTTCATGGTGTTTTGGATCGTGGACCAGAGCTTGTCCGTGTCCACGTCCAGTTGTTCCATTTCCGCGTAGTATTGCTTGCCGCTCTTGTCCCCGAGCGTTAGCTTGAGCTGCTCGTCGGTGACAATGGGCTGCTTGTTGCAAAGAATTCCTTCGGGCATTGTATTCTCCCTCTCGTTGAGCTTGTATTTCCCAGACGCCTACCAGGTCATCTGGGTGCCTTTCATCCCGCCACGCTTGATGCCGTAGTCCATGCCCAGTTGCGCGCGGGACAGGAAGAAGAGAACCACGTGGTTCAGCTTGGTGAAGACCAGGCTGAGCAGCCAGACGTGGCCGGTAATGATGTGGATGAGCAGCCAGAAGTCGTAGTTGCCCACGTTGTACCTGGCGATCAGGCCGGTCAGGAAAGGTGACACGGCGATGACGATCAGCATGTAGTCGTAGGCCGAGGTGAGGATTCTGACCTCGGGATAGGCGATCCGGCGTAGGACCAGGAATATCCCGCCGATCACCACGACCCAGGACAGAAAGTCGGCCAACCCGGAGGAAATCCCGGGCAAGCGAATGCCCCAGCTGTCCTTGAGCATGATGTTGTGCGCCTCGAGAAAGATCGGCGTGAACAGCAAGCCGATGTGAAAGCTGAAAAAGAGCAGGGTGAACAGCGGCTTGGCCCGCCAGCCGTGGGAGCCCCAGGGCAAAATCCAGAAAAAGATGGATCTGGCGGCCCCTTTCAGGCCGTGCTGCATGTTAGGCCGATAGCCCACACGGTCCAGTCGCCAGTCCAGGCCGCGGATGTACGTCACCACATGGTACGTCAATCCAACGACCACGACCAGGAACGTGATCCAGACCATGGGTCCAGTCAAGAAATTATACATATGCGTCTCCTCGAGCATCACTTATGTTGTTGCAAACCGGACGGTATTTCGTCCGTCGATCCAGAGGGTTGGGATCATGAGCAATCGGGCACGTTTCGCGGGTATCCGGCACGTACAGTCCGTACCGGATACCCGCTCGACCGCTTCGCTAATGCCCATGGCCATTGTCATGTCCCTCGCCGGTCCGGTGAGGGTTGTCGATGGGTTTCTTTTCACCCATCAAGAACTGCCACCAGAGTACGGCACCGACCAGTATCCCGCCCATGAGCAGGTAGGTCATGGTCTTGGTATGCATGAAAAACTCGTGCATCGAGTTGAATTCCATTGGTATAGCCTCCCTTATGCTCAGTGTTGGCCTTTGTAATTAGGGTGCTCGAAAAAGACGGGCATCCTGGTGGAGACGAATCGGAACACGACTACGCCCACGGTGACGATGAACACGGAGATGATGATTTCCATGATGTGGGGGAAGTACTTGTCCTCGGAGGGCAGGTGGTAGTTGAACGCGACCAGGGAAACGTTGAACCGGTTCAGAACGATGCCCAGAACGGTCAGAATCGCCGTCCACTTGATCAGGGCGAAGTTCTTGTCCCGCGCGCCCACGGCGTATAGGAAGGCCGGCAGGGCCACGAAGCAGAGCATTTCCACCAGGAACCACGCGCCGAACCCGCTGGCCAGGTAGCTCCAATTGTTGTCATAGGTCAGGCCGATCATCTTCAAGGCAAAGTAGCCGAACAGCACCCAGGAACAGCCCTTGGCAAAGCCGAGGACCACGTCGTCGTGGTTCCTGTTGTATTCGCTGTCCATCATCCGGTGCAGGTACTTGTGCGACAAGGAGCCCTCAAAGATGACCATGGACAACCCGGCCGCGATGCTGGAGACGAAGAAGAAAACCGGAAGATAGGCCGAGTACCACAAGGGGTGCAGCTTGGACGGGGCAATGGTGTACAGCGCGCCCAGCGAGGACTGATGCAGCGTGGAGAGAACCACGCCGAAGATGACCAGCACCAGGGTCATTTTGACCAGGACATCCCGCAGCTTCCGCCACCCGGCCCATTCGAACAGGGTGGGCAGGAACTCCATGAACAGGACGGTCAGGTACAGGAACACGCACAGGCCTACTTCGAAGAGCAGCGAGGTCGTGCCCTGCTGAACGAAGATCGGGTAGGGCAGTCGCCAAGGGCGACCGACGTCGTAGTGCAGGGCCAGGACCACGAGGGCGTAGCCCAGGAAGGCGGTCAGGACCGCGGGGCGAACCGCGGAATGGAATTTCTTGAAGCCGAAGACGTAGCAGGCCGCGGCTGTGGTGTAGCCGCCGGCCGCCAGGGCGACGCCGCAGAGCAGGTCGAAGCTGATCCAGATGCCCCAGGGGTAGTTGTCATCCAGGTTGGTTACGGCCCCGAGCCCGCTGGAGAAGCGGATCACGGTGACGATCAAGCCCGCGATGATGATCAGGCCGGTCACTATATTGAATGGCGTCAAATACGACTTGAAGTCGTCATTGGTCACGGTGCTCATTTGCCCTCCTCCTCGTCCGTTGCGCTCGCTTCAGCCGCTTTGAGTTCTTCTTCCTTCTTGGCCAGAGCTTCCTTGACGGCCTTTTTCACTTCGTTATCCACGCGGCGGTTGGCGGACTCTTCCGCCTTGGCCAGAGACGCGTCCAAGTTTTCCTTGGCCTCGGCCTTGGCTTTGGCCAGGGCGGCGGACACGGCCTGCTGCTGCTCCTGGGCCGCGATTTTTTCCTTGCGCTTGTTGATGGCGTAAATCCCACCAAGCAATACGGGCCAGACGCCCACCACCACGGGGACCGCGGCCAGTGCGCCGGCGGTGAGTTCCGGAGCCGACTTGGTGCCCAGATCCTCGCGCAGACCAACCTGGGAGAAGGGGGTGCCGGAAATGTACAACCAGCTGGTGCCGCCCATTTCATGCTCGCCGTAGATCTGCTCCACGTAGCGGCCCGGAAAGGCGGCGAAGCGGCGGCGGGCCAGATTGAGCAGTTCGTTGCGGGGACCGTAAATCATGGCCTCCATGGGACATTCCTGCACGCAGCCGGGCAGGCGCAGTTCGCCGGAGCGCATCTGCGGGCCGCACAGCGTGCACTTCATCACTCTGGGGGTGAAGGCCTTGTGGTATTCGTAGGTTGGAATTTCAAAGGGGCAGGCGATCATGCAGTATCGGCAGCCCACGCAGACGGTGTCGTCGTAATCCACGGCACTGTCGGGTTTCTTCTGGAACGCGCTGACGAAGCACGAGGAGGCGCAGGCCGGTTCCAGGCAGTGGTTGCATTGGTTTTTACGGTATACGGGGCCGCTGGGGGTTTCGAACTTGTTGACCACGGTGAAGGTGGCCGAGTCCGTGCGCCGACGGGTGGTCAAGATTTCCAGGTTGTCGAAGGGCACTTCAGGCTCAGGAAGACTGTTGACCTTGTTGCAGGCCAATTCGCACTTGCGGCAGCCGATGCACCGCGTCCCGTCGAACAGCACGCCTGGAGTGGTGTGATAGCCTCTGAAGTCCTTGGCCGCGGCCCGGGCGGTGGCCGGTACGACGGCCGGAGCCGCCAGCCCGGCCCCGGCCGCGCCCATCAATCCGAGGAATGATCTGCGTTTCATATGTTGGTTCTCCTTACGAGCTGTCAGTTCTCTTTCTGTTTGTGGCAAGAGGTGCAGTCCGTGGCCGCGGGCTTTTCCAGGCCCATCTCC encodes the following:
- the hmcC gene encoding sulfate respiration complex protein HmcC; its protein translation is MSTVTNDDFKSYLTPFNIVTGLIIIAGLIVTVIRFSSGLGAVTNLDDNYPWGIWISFDLLCGVALAAGGYTTAAACYVFGFKKFHSAVRPAVLTAFLGYALVVLALHYDVGRPWRLPYPIFVQQGTTSLLFEVGLCVFLYLTVLFMEFLPTLFEWAGWRKLRDVLVKMTLVLVIFGVVLSTLHQSSLGALYTIAPSKLHPLWYSAYLPVFFFVSSIAAGLSMVIFEGSLSHKYLHRMMDSEYNRNHDDVVLGFAKGCSWVLFGYFALKMIGLTYDNNWSYLASGFGAWFLVEMLCFVALPAFLYAVGARDKNFALIKWTAILTVLGIVLNRFNVSLVAFNYHLPSEDKYFPHIMEIIISVFIVTVGVVVFRFVSTRMPVFFEHPNYKGQH
- the hmcB gene encoding sulfate respiration complex iron-sulfur protein HmcB, giving the protein MKRRSFLGLMGAAGAGLAAPAVVPATARAAAKDFRGYHTTPGVLFDGTRCIGCRKCELACNKVNSLPEPEVPFDNLEILTTRRRTDSATFTVVNKFETPSGPVYRKNQCNHCLEPACASSCFVSAFQKKPDSAVDYDDTVCVGCRYCMIACPFEIPTYEYHKAFTPRVMKCTLCGPQMRSGELRLPGCVQECPMEAMIYGPRNELLNLARRRFAAFPGRYVEQIYGEHEMGGTSWLYISGTPFSQVGLREDLGTKSAPELTAGALAAVPVVVGVWPVLLGGIYAINKRKEKIAAQEQQQAVSAALAKAKAEAKENLDASLAKAEESANRRVDNEVKKAVKEALAKKEEELKAAEASATDEEEGK